One genomic window of Arachis hypogaea cultivar Tifrunner chromosome 8, arahy.Tifrunner.gnm2.J5K5, whole genome shotgun sequence includes the following:
- the LOC112706916 gene encoding protein BIC2, whose translation MEENKKLSHHMPTWNTTRNPTTSQIVLPPPNNYDKIISTTRRASRSPNYDEDDEEDEDEEEREETGRERLKRHREEVKGRVKIPEDWGQEKMMKEWIDYTTFDALFAPHTMIVTARDALIADARKTTSSSSSTPPRSSQRLRIYSQ comes from the coding sequence AtggaagaaaacaagaaattgtCCCACCACATGCCTACATGGAACACCACAAGGAACCCCACTACTTCACAAATAGTTCTTCCTCCTCCCAACAATTACGATAAGATAATTAGCACCACAAGAAGAGCATCTAGGTCTCCCAATTATGACGAGGATGATGAAGAAGACGAGGACGAAGAAGAACGCGAGGAGACAGGAAGGGAGAGGCTGAAGAGGCACAGAGAAGAAGTGAAGGGAAGGGTTAAGATTCCAGAAGACTGGGGACAAGAGAAGATGATGAAGGAGTGGATCGATTACACCACTTTCGATGCTTTGTTTGCTCCTCACACAATGATTGTCACTGCTCGTGATGCTCTCATTGCCGATGCTCGTAAAActacttcttcttcctcatcaacGCCTCCAAGATCGTCTCAGAGATTAAGGATATATTCAcagtag